The following nucleotide sequence is from Deltaproteobacteria bacterium GWA2_45_12.
GGCCTCCTTGTGTTTGTTTTGGATTCCTTATCAGAACCCTATTCAATACCAGGTGAGGTCATCTTGCAATTTCAACTAGCTTTAGCATTCATCCAATACTCATAAATAGGAAATTTTCCTCTTTTCTTTTTAGATATATTTTAAATACATTCTTCTCCCTTTAATTCTATTTTATGAATAAAATTATTGATTAAGAACATATTCTAAATAAAAAACTTGGAAGAAAAATTTAAAAATATTAATAATTACAAATGATTACCGTCTTACCAACGATTCGGTATGAGGCTTGCTTTAGAAGAGGAAGAGATGACTTGTTCTCAAAACCAGTTTTTTATGAAACTTCATAAAAAACAAAAAAGGGGGAACTCAAAATTTTTTGAACCCCTAAAATGAAGAACTCGGGGGTAAGCCCCCGAGTTTCATCCTGAGCAACCCTTCGACTCATCCCGCAATACGGGATTCGCTCAGGGTTATCCGTCATTTCATTTCGGCCCCAAGGGGCCGAGTTTTTGTCGAAGGATAAAAAACGGTCAGGGCAAAAAAAATCCCGGGGAGAAATCCCCGGGATTTTTTCCGATCACTCGGAGGGTCAAAGGGGCCTCCTGAAAGGAGGCGTAAGGGAATTAAAAAAACGCGAAAAAAATATTTTTACCAAATTTCAATATCGTTTTTGGTTAAAGACAAATTTAAATCATCAAGCACATTAAACTGCTTGGACAATTTAATCCCTGGAACCAAAGAAAGAACGATAAAGAAAAATGCGAAAGAAGAAAAAACATCGGATAACTTTGTTCTCATAACCTACCTCCATCAATTCACAGGATCCTAATTTGAGGTGCACTCTAAAGGTTCCAAAGTTCACCTTAAATAGTCTCCGGTCAGGCAAACATACCTTAAGAATTGACATGGCAACACCCCCTACCTTATAAGCTAAAAACTTTTACTCGGGGATCGTCCAACGGCAGGACTGCGGACTCTGACTCCGCCAATCTAGGTTCGAATCCTAGTCCCCGAACAATGACTCCCAAACAAAAAGACATTGAACCCAAAACTCTTGTAATGACAGGTCGCGACCTGTCCACCACGGTAAAAGAAAAATTACCGGCTAGCCTTGACCCGCTTCGCCAATATTTTAATGAAATCAGCAGATATCCCGTCATGAGCCGCGAGGAAGAAGAAGAAGTGGCCCGTCACTATGCCCATTACAAAGACAAGGCTTCCGCCCAAAAACTGGTCGTTTCTAATCTGCGGTTGGTGGTCAAAATTGCCGTGGAATACCGCCAAGCTTTCCAAAACATGCTCGATTTGATTCAGGAAGGAAACATGGGGCTTATTCGCGCCGTCGACAAATACGATTTAAGCAAGGGGACCCGTTTTTCTTATTATGCCTCTTGGTGGATACGAGCCTACATCCTTAAATACCTGCTCGATAATTTCCGCCTGGTGAAAATTGGCACCACCCAAGCGCAAAAAAAACTTTTTTACAATTTGATGCGCGAAAAACAAAAAATGGAAGCCATGGGTTTTTCGCCCAAGACCAAACTGCTTTCGGAAAGACTCGACGTTACAGAAAAAGATGTCGTGCAAATGGATCAGTGCATGTCCCACCGTGAGCTTTCACTGGATGCTCCAAGCCATTTCTACGAAGGCAAGTTGAACATGGATTTTATTAAAGATGAAAAACCGACGGCCGATGACAATGCCGAACTCACGGAACTCAAAAACAAACTTTTCGCCCATTTGGACGATTTTGTTGCAAGCTTGGGCGAAAAAGAACAAAAGATTTTTAAGGAACGTCTCTATGCCGAGGTCCCTGTGACACTCCAGGAAATTGGCGACCACTATGGCATTACCCGTGAACGCGTACGGCAATTGGAAGAACGGGTTGTCAAGAAACTCAAAACCTTCTTTCATGAGAAGTTGGATGCGTAAAAGCGAGGTCATCCCGCCCTTACACGGCCATAATAATCACATTTTCCTCTCACCACACACTCCCCACATTTTGGCCTGCGCGCCAAACACACCTGCCTTCCATGGGTAATGAGCAAATCCGTCACGTCCCTCCAGTATTTTTTGGGGGTGAGTTTCATCAAATCTTGTTCCACCTTTACGGCATTGGGTGTTTTTGAAAACCCCAAACGGTTAGCAAGCCTGGCGACATGGGTATCCACACAAATGCCGACATTTTGGCCATAGGCATTGCTTAAAACGACATTGGCCGTCTTGCGCCCCACACCGGGAAGTAACGTCAACTCCTCCATGGTTTGAGGGACTTCTCCGCCATGTTTTTCCACCAAAACCCGACAACAGGCTTGAATATTTTTGGCCTTATTATGGTAAAAACCGGAGGAACGAATATATTTTTCCAACTCCACAATATCTGTCTTTGCGAAATCATCGGCTGATTTGTAGCAAGCAAAAAGGGCCGGGGTTAGCTTGTTGATTTGTTTGTCTGTCGATTGGGCCGAAAGGATGGTGGCCACAAGCAATTGCAATGGATCAGAATAGCAAAGCGCCGTTTTGGCCTGCGGATAAACCTTGCGCAGGTTTTTTAAAACCCAGGACATTTTTTGTGTTGAATTTTTGTTATTCATTGTAGGGGCGCTTGCTTGCTGCGCCCGTAAATGGGTCCAATTGTGGATGGGAAAATCCATCCCCTATCGCGCTATCGTCCCATTTTTAATCCCTTCGGCCTCGGGCAACCATTTTTTCAAACGATGGGCCCGCTCGCCACTGGCGGGGTGACTGGCAAAAAAATCGGTCTTCTTGGAATTGGGCCCACCGCGACTGGCCGCTTTTTGCCAAATATCAACAGCAGCTATAGGATTAAACCGGGCCTTGCTCATGTAATAAAAACCAACCTGATCGGCTTCGGCTTCATGTTTACGACTATAGCTGGGCAAATAAAGGTTCGCCCCGATATTGAATACACGGTTAAATATGACCTGGGCCTCCGCCCCCACCCCCTGGCCCAAAGCCACACTGGCCACCGTTCCCAAAAACCCCAAACCTTGCATGCTTGTAGCTTGGCGCGTGGCATGACGCAAAGTGGCGTGAGCCATTTCATGCCCCAAAACAGCCGCTATCTGATCGTCGTTGTTAATATCAACCAATCCTTTTTTTTCATCGAACAAACCGGTGAATACTCCAATTTTTCCTCCAGGCATGCAAAACGCATTGACCACATCAGGCTTGTCAAAAATATGCACTTCATAGGGAAAATTGGGTTCATCTGATACCGCTGCCAAGCGGCTTACAATTTTCTCGATGCGCGTCTTTAACTCCCTGTGTTTTGGCAAATCAACCCCTTTATCATCCCTTTTAAAAGCCTTAATCTGCAACCCCATGTAATGCTCGCCAATCCGGATATCGTCATTTTTGGCATACAGGTTAAAATGCTTTTTTTTGTATTCCCACAAATGCTGGATGCCATCCCCCTTTTTTTTGCTTTTTTTCTTATTCCCATCGGCATGAGCCACAGATACAGCCCATTTATCAACAAAAGAAGTGTAAGGGACAAATTGGGACCCGATAAAAGAAGCAAAAACAAATAAAGAAAAAATTTGTAGAACTTTTTTTTGCATGAAGCTCTCCTTATTTCACAGTCAACGAACAACCCAGCATATACGATTTAGCAAACATGTATTGATTCACATATTCGGCATAGGCTTTAAACGGTGTCATCAAAAACCCCAGGCCCAAAAGACTTAAAAAACTCACGCCTAGTTTCAAGAAAAAAACGGCCACGGATATCAGAACGGTTTTTATGAAAGTTTTAAAATCAATTTTCAGGCCAATCCACAACAAACGAGGCAGGGCAAGGACCGACAAGGATTTCCCCGTGGTTACAGCATGAATCGTGGCCAGGGGTAAAACCGATAGGACAAGCACCCCGTAAAAAAGGAGCCCGTAACTAACCCACAATACCTTGGGGGCCATGACACTGGCCTCTTTGATCCCAAAATAAATCATGAGCCCCAGACCCACCAACCCGGGAATCATGTAGATAAAGGATATAAGGGTGGCTAAAAACGCCACCATAAAACGGGAAAGCAGAACATCCGTCGTTAAACTGGCCTGCTCATTTTTTTCCCTGGTGACCACACTCACAAGGGCTGAAGCATAGGGCGAAAGAAAAAAAGATTCTCCGAAGGGAACCAGAGAAAGGAATGTCAAAATGATGAGCTGGATTTGATTATTTTTGGTGGAAAAGGGGAAATGAAGGGCTTGTCTTATCGAAAGTTTTGGAAACATAAATGGAAAATCCACATTAGAAATTGAAACACCATTAAACGTATATTTTCTGAACAGGGTTTGGGAATTTTTCAGACGGTTTGGATCAGGTTTCA
It contains:
- a CDS encoding endonuclease III — protein: MNNKNSTQKMSWVLKNLRKVYPQAKTALCYSDPLQLLVATILSAQSTDKQINKLTPALFACYKSADDFAKTDIVELEKYIRSSGFYHNKAKNIQACCRVLVEKHGGEVPQTMEELTLLPGVGRKTANVVLSNAYGQNVGICVDTHVARLANRLGFSKTPNAVKVEQDLMKLTPKKYWRDVTDLLITHGRQVCLARRPKCGECVVRGKCDYYGRVRAG